ATGGGTGAGTATAATGGGATGTGTGTACTTGTAGCAACTGCCCCAGCACTGTTTGCCATCTTcacttgcagtgctgcagggaggaagaaacTGGGCCCCTCTATTGCTCTACCCTGGGCAGGGGTAgtggcagctgagctggggggtTTCCCTGACCCCCCTGGGCAGAGTCCAcaggtggggaggaaaggagccCAGCCAAGAAGAGGAGCTGTGCGCTCTCTGTTCATGTACCTGAGGCAGCATTTGTGCTCGCTCAGTAAACCAGGCATGAGGCTGCTGGTGAACAGAGAGCTCAGACCACGCAGAGGTGGGTCCAGCAGGAGGACAAAGACAAATCTGTCGGTGgtgcttccctcctcctgcGTAGTGCCTGGGCAGGTGGCCAGTTCGCTGGCAGCAGGGCCCTGGGTGCACAGGTTGCAGTGCCTCCCACCAGCTCtgggcacagcaggagctgcctgcgCAGGGCGTTGCAGGCTGGCTGCCTTCAGCCCTGCAGAAGGCTGGCCTTGGAGTCACCGATGGCAAGGTGGGTGGTGGCTTTCTGCTGTTGGTGAGTAATGTGAAGAGTctgctggggtggctcagcTGAGGGGGGAGGCTGAGAGAGGGTTGGGTGAGTGAGCTGTGGAGCAGCGAGGGTGCTGTCAACCTGCTATAAGAGGTCTTGCCTGCTTCTTAGGTCTCACCCTCTGGCCCCTGTGTTTTCCTAGCTCCTGGATTTTCTATGCAGGGATCTTGCAGCCATGCTAACACTGTGGGTTGTAGCACTTGGTGTCCCTGTGCAAAGGCAGTAGCTTGGTACTCTCCCGTGATGTATCTGGGAAGGAGTACAGAGTCCTTGTGTCATCTTGAGGAGTCcttgggctggcagcagggcaaaTGAAGCTGAGAAAGCTGTTAGTGTTTCAAGCTGACACCCACGCAAGGGTTACACTAGTGTAACTGTAGCAGTTGGTGTATGTAAGCTTTCCCACGCAGGCATGATTCAGTTCATGCTGGTGGTGTTATGTCCCTTATCGCCACAATGGCCATTCTGTGCTGGGGCTAGCATTGCTGGGGATACTCTTCTGGTcagggaatttttttgtttggcccGGTAAAGCCACTGATGCCTCCCTGTCTGAGAGATGCTCTTCCAGGAGATTTTCTattgagaaagcagaaagctttgAGCTGGCATCCCTCCACTTTCTGTTCCCTCTCTTCGTCGGaagaggtgctgagctctgaCAGCCTTCTTGCATCTGTGGTCTGTGGGCAGGAGGTGTATGCATCGCAACCCCAGCTGCCGACTACAAATCTGTGTTCTTAAATGGAAGCTAAATCAGCTTTCCTCACTGCTGGGAGTGTGGGGGTGTTGGAGGTCAGCACTGATTTTAgccttttctgtctcctgttcACCTGCGCCACCTGCACTGGTTGCCAGTGCTCTGTGCCACAAAAGCAGAGACATGTGCCCTGACAGCTGTCTGCAGCcaagaggagaggggaagggctTAGAGTAGGCAACCAGTTGAACGCTGTCTCTGGCTGtttgaaggaggctgtgacagTTTTGTATAGCTGTGACTCCCTGAAACAGCGCTGAGGTGCTCAGGTTCTCTCTCTCTGtagggctgcaggagcagcactATGTCCACCATGGTGTACCCAAGGGAGGAGAAACTGGACAAACTGAGCCAAGAGGAGATAATTTCCAACACCAAGCTGGTGATGCAGGGACTGGAGGCACTCAAGAATGAACACAACTCCATCCTGCACAGCTTACTGGAGACCATCAAGTGCCtgaagaaagatgaagaagcCAATCTTGTGCATGAGAAATCCAACCTGCTCCGCAAGTCAGTGGAGATGATTGAACTGGGGCTTGGAGAAGCTCAGGTGAGAGTGGTGGGTGACCCCCTAGGCGTTACCCAGGGCTTACAGGGGAAGGTGGGCATGTGACCATTCCCCATaagctgcagggggacagcaaGGGGTTGAGTGTAGAAGGCCAACGTGGCTCTGAGGGTGAGCCCTAAGCATGCATGTGGGGGAGGTACAGGATTGTGGTGATTACTGACTGGGACTCTTGATAAGGTGATGATGGCATTGTCCAACCATCTGAATGCTGTGGAGtcagagaagcagaagctgcGTGCTCAGGTGCGGAGACTGTGCCAGGAGAACCAGTGGCTGCGTGACGAGCTTGCCAACacccagcagaagctgcagcgCAGTGAACAAACTGTggctcagctggaggaggagaagaaacacCTTGAGTTTATGAACCAGCTGAAGAAGTATGATGAGGATGTCTCACCTTCGGTATGCCCTAGTCCTGTCAAACAGCCATCTTTGAGGGTGGGCGAGGCTGGACCAGCAGGATTGCCTAAAAGTGATAGTGTTACCCTGGATTTTGCCCCTTCCTAGCTACTGTGCACAGCAACACCTGTAACTAAAGGGAGCCTGCATGGCACAAAGTCTCTGGAAGACCATGGAATAACATGGCAGGATGTGCTGGGGAAATCTGGCTTTGTTAGTTTTGTTGTGTTGGGGGAAGATGGTGGCAGAGACAACAGGGGAagctgggggtgttggtgggctgcagcagggaggagagtTTGGCAGCTGACTCAGTGCAAGCTGCTGCTCTCTCCTCTGAGAACCAACAGTATTGCGATTCTCATCCTttcaggaggagaaggagggtgACTCCGCCAAAGACTCTCTGGATGATCTGTTCCCgaatgaggaggaggagcatGGTCCTGGATGTAAGTGTTTGCTCATGCATGGTCAACTCACTGTCTCTGTTCAAGCCTGCGGTGCCAACTGTGTCCCTGTTTATTCCTCTGTGCCTGCAgtgccccaccagcacagcagtgcagtggcagctgcccagcagggagGCTATGAGATTCCTGCACGCTTGCGCACTCTCCACAACCTTGTCATCCAGTACGCATCACAGGGACGCTATGAAGTGGCTGTGCCGCTCTGCAAGCAAGCGCTGGAGGACCTGGAGAAGACATCAGGCCATGATCACCCTGATGTGGCTACTATGCTGAACATCCTGGCGCTAGTGTACAGGTGAGTatggtggggagggcaggattGGGCCAGGAGAATTTTCTGCCTCTCCCATTTACCAGGACAGCACTTACTGGTAACGTGGAGCTCCCCCTGCTTCCAGTGGTTTGCCTTTCAAAAAGGTATTTGGACAACCAAACGTCCGAATATAACTAGGAGGAATGGAGAAATGAACGAGCTGTGGGGGCTGTGTATGAGTGGAAGGAGGACTATTGTTTGCAGTTTTGCTTGctatgggctgtggtgtccaAACACCAAATAACCAGTTGACTTTGCACTGCAGGGATCAGAATAAGTACAAAGAGGCAGCACACCTCTTGAATGATGCGCTTTCCATCCGTGAGAAGACTCTGGGCAAAGACCACCCAGCGGTGAGTGTCTCCTATCTCAGTCACTTCCCTTGACCTTTGGGTGCTCTAGAATGGTGCCTTTTATGGTGTGTCTGCAGCTGGACTACAAAGGACAGTGTGCTCTGTGATGTGAGGGATGCTGTTCACGTGATGTGGGGCTCTGTTTTACTGGTTCATTAATTCCTGCGGTCTTAGTCAGTATGGCCTGTCAGGAGTTAGCTTCTCCTGGATTCTGTGATGCAGGCAGGGTGACCTTCTGCCTCTAGACCTCCTtcttttcagaagcagctgtaGTACAGGCATGAAGGAGATGGGATAGtcactgttgctgctgctggcacttcTTGTTTGGTCCCACTGgattctgctttgtttcatgGAGAAGCTTATGTCTCTGCAGGTGGCAGCGACTCTGAACAATCTGGCTGTTCTCTATGGCAAGAGAGGGAAGTACAAAGAAGCAGAGCCACTGTGTAAGCGAGCCCTGGAGATTCGTGAGAAGGTACTGGTCTCCCACActctccttccttccagctCTCCCTGAGGGTTTTCCTGCATTACCTCACTGCACCTGGGAGATCCAGGACTTACCCAGCTGTTGATTCTGCCACcacttttcctctctttccagTGTTTGCAGCCTTAGAGAGGCCTGCAGGAGGTGGAAGCTGCAGTTTCTCCTCTGTACCTCCCTAGTCTTTGGCTCCTGTCTGACATAGGCATGTCCTCGAGGGATTACAGTATCTACTAGTGCCAGGAGTTCACTGCAGTCTTTATGCATTGACTTTTTGTGGCTTCTCATTTGTTTACCCAGGTCCTAGGCAAAGACCATCCTGATGTGGCCAAGCAGCTGAACAATCTAGCCCTGCTGTGCCAGAACCAGGGCAAGTATGATGAGGTGGAGTACTATTACTGCCGGGCCCTGGAGATCTACGAGAGCTGCCTGGGTCCTGATGACCCCAATGTGGCCAAGACCAAGAACAACCTGGTAAGATCCTGGGGAGAGGCCATGTGGGATCAGGGAGTGGTGCCATGGGAAAGGTGAGCATTGCCTGGTgcttggaagaagcagagagataGCTatgaggcagggagggggcagagTTAATCTGTGTTGCCcagtggggctggagctgttttctttgttgcagGCTTCCTGTTACCTGAAGCAAGGCAAATACAAAGATGCAGAGGTGCTGTATAAGGAGATCCTTACCCGTGCTCACGTGAAGGAGTTTGGCTCTGTGGATGGTTTGTACAGTAGAAGCTgttggggctggggaagggtgaaCAGTTAGGTCTCCTGCTCTCAGCCTAGGCTTGGCTGGTTCTGGTATCCCCCTGGCAGTGGGATGGGATGCCTTGCCCTTGAAACACTGCCATTCTAGTGTGTTATGCTGCTCCACCTCTTCTGTAGAAGCTTTTGGTCTTTGCTGAGTTGGGAATAGCTGTGGTTAAAAGGTAGAATAGCAAGTGGCACAATCATTCCCAGGCATAGGCTGAAGTTTCTCCTGTACACCTGGCACAGGTACTTCCCCATGGGAGGGcttgttccttccttcctctgtccTGCCCTTGCAATGTTGGTTGCCTTTCTTGGGGCTTAGGCCCAGGGACTGGGGGGTTCTGTATGCCTTGTCACTTCCCTCTGAGTTGCTGGCTCTGGGGACGGagtgctgggctgtgcaggaggcagagccCCCGTGAAAGTGGCAGAGCAACAGGGTGAGGAGGCGAGCAGAGCTGTCTTGCGTTCTTCCCCACACAGATGAACACAAGCCAATCTGGATGCATGcggaggagagagaggagatgAGCAAGGTGAGTCTGAGCTGGTGGTGCTGCCTGTTGACAGCAGCAAGAGCCCTAGGAGGGGAAGGAGATCCAAGGGTTTTGATCCTCTCTTCTCACAGTTAGACCCTCCTTTCCTGCAGTCTGAAGAGCTGCCATGGCCACTGATGAAGGCCAGGAGGGGTCTGGAGAGTGAGGAGAGAGCATGGCTGCTTCTTGGCGCAGCAGGAAGGGAAGGCCCATCAGAGAGCTTGATGcttttcctggggcaggggatTGTTCAGCTTCTCCACCATGGCTGCATGCTCTCTCTTTTTGCTTTAGTGATCCCTCTAGGGCACGCAGATGATGCAAGATGGCGGATGGCAGAGGGTTGTGCTGCAGGGCCTTGGCACTCTGTTCCAAAGAACTGCTAGTACCCAGAGCACAGCCCACTTCTGAAGCAGCCCTAaggctgcctgggggaaaacGGAGGTCAAGAAGAAACTGCTGCCATCACCTTTCTTAGGAAATGGAGCCAAACCTCCTGAAAAAGATCTCTGCAAAGGGCAGGCCCTAGCTGTTCTGCATCCTAGCTGGCCTCAGAGAGGAGAGACTTTTGTGCTCTCCTTCAACTAGGCTGGGAGGCAAAGAAGCTGTTACTTCTGTTGCCCAGGCCCTGCTCTGTGCTCAGCTGATAAATGCAGCAGAGTCCTGTCTCTGCTTCTCCGAAGCCAAAGACCTCACCTGCTTTTTGGCAGATGGGTGAAACAGCAGAATGAAGGGCTCTGGTCTGGTCCTCTAGCTGCAGTAGGAGCAGACGctgcctctccttctcctttgccTTTAGAGCAGGCCTCATCCCTACATGGGctcaggcagcaggctggcagtcCTATCCTGTGAGCCCTAAGAGCAGGGCACTAGCAGCTGCCTCCCACCAGCATGTTGTGTGTTCCCACTGAACTGCTCTGTGGGGTCCTCAGTGCAGGCAGTGCTCAGCTCTGCCTTGCACTGTTCCAGTTGCTGCACTACGAAGGCTCTGCTGCAAAGAAATCACACTTGCTGCGGCACCATCCTATGCAGGAGAAATCAAAGTTGGACCAGAGACTAGGCTCCCCTTGTTCCCTCTGGGACTGAGACACTTTTGATGGTATCTTTGGAGAATTAAGAGGTCAAAAGCAGATAGTTGTGGTGTGGAGCTATGCTCCAGATAACACAAGCTTTGCTACAGGGCAAGAGAACAGGCTCAGGGACCCGAGTTCTTAGTTGGAGTGAGATTAATTTTACAGCCTGGGGCAAGGGCTgagcctctccctgcccctggggCTCCTGTCCCCAAGGCTTCTGTGCCCATGGCATGGCATGGTTTGGTGTGATCTTCCTGGCCAGGCAGCAGTAATCACAGACCTGCTTGTACTGCTggcccaggggctggggctgctgcaccctgctttgtgctgtgtttCCACATCTCCTATTAAAAAGCATCAAACCTCTCTCGTAGAGcttcactttttattattttttcccctcccctcagccctctttccctctgctctcagTGGCAGCAGGGGGAGGCCAGCTCCTGCAAGCCAGCAGGGCCtggggcacagctggcagccCTAGCCTGTGAGGGTCTTTCTGCCCCAGGGGATTTGAGATCTTTCCCCTTGGGTTCAGCCGCCCTCTTAGGGCTGCCTCTCTATAAGCTTCAGAGGCATTTTGAGTCCTGAGCTCTCCTGTCCCTGTGGCCTGCCCAGGCTGGGTGGGCTCTGGCGTAAGGAAAGCTGCATGTGCCTGTGGCTCAGGAAGATTCCAGGATGTGGGGTGAAGATCTGAGAAGTGCTGTGGGACTGAGTAAGAAAAGTGGTCCCTGTGAAAACAGTTTCTTCTGGGCTGGAGCCCTTGTGGGAGGGAACCTCCTGCTGTGGAGCAGTGGCCCCCTGCACCTGCTTggtgagagcagccctgctgagtTGGGGGcttcctgcccagcccctgtgTCCTGTGAGTGCAGAGCCCGGGGCATGGCACACCCCCAAAGTGCTCACCGTGCACCAGGATGCACAGAcgagcagccctgctgctgcagcagtggtgaCTCCTGCCTGTAGGTGCCATGGTCCTTACCAACCCAGGGCAATGCTGCCCTGCGGAGTGGGTTGTCCTGGTCCTAGATCTTTCTCCTTGAGCATCAGGCTCTGCCCCCTCTCCTGTTGTTCTGGCCTGCAGCCTCTTTGCTCCTGGCTGTGGCAGGGCAAACCAGGCAGCTTTGGGGTGCAAAGGCTGGGCACTTGGATGTGGCTGGCTGATTCCTTTGCTAGCTATGGCTGAGAGCTTTAGTGCCCACGCTGCCTGACATGCTTATGGGCCTTTTGTTGGTtgagtgtgggttttttccccctctccttcttGCatgttggggggtgggtggggcgGGATGTCATGTCCTCCAGAGCACCATGAGGATGGGCTGTGTTGTCCATGCTGCCTTTGGTACTGCGGAAGGGGCAAGGAGATGGGATTATGctccctgcagggatggggacattACTTCTACTTGTGGCCCAAATCTGTTGTATCAAATGGGCTTTCAGCTTTCCCTCCAGGAACCTGGTGGGCTTCATCACTGCTTTCGCATATTGTGTTTCCGAAGGCTGGGCTGGTGCAGGGTTGCAGCCTGGGGCTGACCATGGCCCCCAGAGGGAGAGCACAGGCTAGAGAATGGCATGGGCCTAACAACTGTCATCTCTCCTCACCCTGTAGAGCAAGCACAGAGACAGTGCTCCCTATGCTGAGTATGGCGGCTGGTACAAGGCCTGTAAGGTTAGCAGGTAAGAGGGGTTCTGTAGGCAGCTGTAGGCTCTGGGTGGGGTGGCCCCAGGGCTTCAGCTCACCTTCCATCTATTGCTACAGCCCAACTGTGAACACCACTCTGAGGAACCTGGGTGCGCTGTACCGACGCCAGGGCAAGCTAGAAGCAGCTGAGACCTTGGAGGAGTGTGCGGTTCGCTCTCGGCGGCAGGTAACCCCAGAgggaccttccctggtggagggGACATTGTGGGGCTTGGGGTGGCAGGTCACGGCACAGCATTTGGCTTGGGGTGCGGCGAGGGACTCTCCTGGGCCTTGCAGCTTCTGATATCCTTGGCTTGCATTCCCATGACACCAGAGTGCCTTGGTGGCTGGGGTTGCGTTTGTGCAGGGGTACACACGTGTACATGTGCAGGGTTGTGcatatgcatgcatgtgtggATGGAGCAGGTGTCAGTGTGTGTACATGTGGGGAAGAAGGCATGGCTCTTTTGAGTGGAGAAATACTACAGCTGGGTTAGGGCAGGTTACTGGGCTTTGTCAATTACTGGGGAGATCTGCAGTCTCTGGGATGTTTTCTTCCCACTAATTTT
This genomic interval from Falco cherrug isolate bFalChe1 chromosome 13, bFalChe1.pri, whole genome shotgun sequence contains the following:
- the KLC4 gene encoding kinesin light chain 4 isoform X3 is translated as MSTMVYPREEKLDKLSQEEIISNTKLVMQGLEALKNEHNSILHSLLETIKCLKKDEEANLVHEKSNLLRKSVEMIELGLGEAQVMMALSNHLNAVESEKQKLRAQVRRLCQENQWLRDELANTQQKLQRSEQTVAQLEEEKKHLEFMNQLKKYDEDVSPSEEKEGDSAKDSLDDLFPNEEEEHGPGLPHQHSSAVAAAQQGGYEIPARLRTLHNLVIQYASQGRYEVAVPLCKQALEDLEKTSGHDHPDVATMLNILALVYRDQNKYKEAAHLLNDALSIREKTLGKDHPAVAATLNNLAVLYGKRGKYKEAEPLCKRALEIREKVLGKDHPDVAKQLNNLALLCQNQGKYDEVEYYYCRALEIYESCLGPDDPNVAKTKNNLASCYLKQGKYKDAEVLYKEILTRAHVKEFGSVDDEHKPIWMHAEEREEMSKSKHRDSAPYAEYGGWYKACKVSSPTVNTTLRNLGALYRRQGKLEAAETLEECAVRSRRQGIDPINQTKVVEILKEGDGMERRRSLGSSVKYENATDGSEEVSMGVEWSGDGSGTLQRSSSLGKIRDVIRRSSEMLVKKLQGNGPLEPRNTSMKRAASLNYLHKSSDASFEGTQGLRAETRGLSASSMDLSSHSSLLSSN
- the KLC4 gene encoding kinesin light chain 4 isoform X1 → MFSHLLWRNVQGCRSSTMSTMVYPREEKLDKLSQEEIISNTKLVMQGLEALKNEHNSILHSLLETIKCLKKDEEANLVHEKSNLLRKSVEMIELGLGEAQVMMALSNHLNAVESEKQKLRAQVRRLCQENQWLRDELANTQQKLQRSEQTVAQLEEEKKHLEFMNQLKKYDEDVSPSEEKEGDSAKDSLDDLFPNEEEEHGPGLPHQHSSAVAAAQQGGYEIPARLRTLHNLVIQYASQGRYEVAVPLCKQALEDLEKTSGHDHPDVATMLNILALVYRDQNKYKEAAHLLNDALSIREKTLGKDHPAVAATLNNLAVLYGKRGKYKEAEPLCKRALEIREKVLGKDHPDVAKQLNNLALLCQNQGKYDEVEYYYCRALEIYESCLGPDDPNVAKTKNNLASCYLKQGKYKDAEVLYKEILTRAHVKEFGSVDDEHKPIWMHAEEREEMSKSKHRDSAPYAEYGGWYKACKVSSPTVNTTLRNLGALYRRQGKLEAAETLEECAVRSRRQGIDPINQTKVVEILKEGDGMERRRSLGSSVKYENATDGSEEVSMGVEWSGDGSGTLQRSSSLGKIRDVIRRSSEMLVKKLQGNGPLEPRNTSMKRAASLNYLHKSSDASFEGTQGLRAETRGLSASSMDLSSHSSLLSSN
- the KLC4 gene encoding kinesin light chain 4 isoform X5, whose product is MFSHLLWRNVQGCRSSTMSTMVYPREEKLDKLSQEEIISNTKLVMQGLEALKNEHNSILHSLLETIKCLKKDEEANLVHEKSNLLRKSVEMIELGLGEAQVMMALSNHLNAVESEKQKLRAQVRRLCQENQWLRDELANTQQKLQRSEQTVAQLEEEKKHLEFMNQLKKYDEDVSPSEEKEGDSAKDSLDDLFPNEEEEHGPGLPHQHSSAVAAAQQGGYEIPARLRTLHNLVIQYASQGRYEVAVPLCKQALEDLEKTSGHDHPDVATMLNILALVYRDQNKYKEAAHLLNDALSIREKTLGKDHPAVAATLNNLAVLYGKRGKYKEAEPLCKRALEIREKVLGKDHPDVAKQLNNLALLCQNQGKYDEVEYYYCRALEIYESCLGPDDPNVAKTKNNLASCYLKQGKYKDAEVLYKEILTRAHVKEFGSVDDEHKPIWMHAEEREEMSKSKHRDSAPYAEYGGWYKACKVSSPTVNTTLRNLGALYRRQGKLEAAETLEECAVRSRRQGIDPINQTKVVEILKEGDGMERRRSLGSSVKYENATDGSEEVSMGVEWSGA
- the KLC4 gene encoding kinesin light chain 4 isoform X2, producing MFSHLLWRNVQGCRSSTMSTMVYPREEKLDKLSQEEIISNTKLVMQGLEALKNEHNSILHSLLETIKCLKKDEEANLVHEKSNLLRKSVEMIELGLGEAQVMMALSNHLNAVESEKQKLRAQVRRLCQENQWLRDELANTQQKLQRSEQTVAQLEEEKKHLEFMNQLKKYDEDVSPSEEKEGDSAKDSLDDLFPNEEEEHGPGLPHQHSSAVAAAQQGGYEIPARLRTLHNLVIQYASQGRYEVAVPLCKQALEDLEKTSGHDHPDVATMLNILALVYRDQNKYKEAAHLLNDALSIREKTLGKDHPAVAATLNNLAVLYGKRGKYKEAEPLCKRALEIREKVLGKDHPDVAKQLNNLALLCQNQGKYDEVEYYYCRALEIYESCLGPDDPNVAKTKNNLASCYLKQGKYKDAEVLYKEILTRAHVKEFGSVDDEHKPIWMHAEEREEMSKSKHRDSAPYAEYGGWYKACKVSSPTVNTTLRNLGALYRRQGKLEAAETLEECAVRSRRQGIDPINQTKVVEILKEGDGMERRRSLGSSVKYENATDGSEEDGSGTLQRSSSLGKIRDVIRRSSEMLVKKLQGNGPLEPRNTSMKRAASLNYLHKSSDASFEGTQGLRAETRGLSASSMDLSSHSSLLSSN
- the KLC4 gene encoding kinesin light chain 4 isoform X7 codes for the protein MSTMVYPREEKLDKLSQEEIISNTKLVMQGLEALKNEHNSILHSLLETIKCLKKDEEANLVHEKSNLLRKSVEMIELGLGEAQVMMALSNHLNAVESEKQKLRAQVRRLCQENQWLRDELANTQQKLQRSEQTVAQLEEEKKHLEFMNQLKKYDEDVSPSEEKEGDSAKDSLDDLFPNEEEEHGPGLPHQHSSAVAAAQQGGYEIPARLRTLHNLVIQYASQGRYEVAVPLCKQALEDLEKTSGHDHPDVATMLNILALVYRDQNKYKEAAHLLNDALSIREKTLGKDHPAVAATLNNLAVLYGKRGKYKEAEPLCKRALEIREKVLGKDHPDVAKQLNNLALLCQNQGKYDEVEYYYCRALEIYESCLGPDDPNVAKTKNNLASCYLKQGKYKDAEVLYKEILTRAHVKEFGSVDDEHKPIWMHAEEREEMSKSKHRDSAPYAEYGGWYKACKVSSPTVNTTLRNLGALYRRQGKLEAAETLEECAVRSRRQGIDPINQTKVVEILKEGDGMERRRSLGSSVKYENATDGSEEA
- the KLC4 gene encoding kinesin light chain 4 isoform X4, with the protein product MSTMVYPREEKLDKLSQEEIISNTKLVMQGLEALKNEHNSILHSLLETIKCLKKDEEANLVHEKSNLLRKSVEMIELGLGEAQVMMALSNHLNAVESEKQKLRAQVRRLCQENQWLRDELANTQQKLQRSEQTVAQLEEEKKHLEFMNQLKKYDEDVSPSEEKEGDSAKDSLDDLFPNEEEEHGPGLPHQHSSAVAAAQQGGYEIPARLRTLHNLVIQYASQGRYEVAVPLCKQALEDLEKTSGHDHPDVATMLNILALVYRDQNKYKEAAHLLNDALSIREKTLGKDHPAVAATLNNLAVLYGKRGKYKEAEPLCKRALEIREKVLGKDHPDVAKQLNNLALLCQNQGKYDEVEYYYCRALEIYESCLGPDDPNVAKTKNNLASCYLKQGKYKDAEVLYKEILTRAHVKEFGSVDDEHKPIWMHAEEREEMSKSKHRDSAPYAEYGGWYKACKVSSPTVNTTLRNLGALYRRQGKLEAAETLEECAVRSRRQGIDPINQTKVVEILKEGDGMERRRSLGSSVKYENATDGSEEDGSGTLQRSSSLGKIRDVIRRSSEMLVKKLQGNGPLEPRNTSMKRAASLNYLHKSSDASFEGTQGLRAETRGLSASSMDLSSHSSLLSSN
- the KLC4 gene encoding kinesin light chain 4 isoform X6: MFSHLLWRNVQGCRSSTMSTMVYPREEKLDKLSQEEIISNTKLVMQGLEALKNEHNSILHSLLETIKCLKKDEEANLVHEKSNLLRKSVEMIELGLGEAQVMMALSNHLNAVESEKQKLRAQVRRLCQENQWLRDELANTQQKLQRSEQTVAQLEEEKKHLEFMNQLKKYDEDVSPSEEKEGDSAKDSLDDLFPNEEEEHGPGLPHQHSSAVAAAQQGGYEIPARLRTLHNLVIQYASQGRYEVAVPLCKQALEDLEKTSGHDHPDVATMLNILALVYRDQNKYKEAAHLLNDALSIREKTLGKDHPAVAATLNNLAVLYGKRGKYKEAEPLCKRALEIREKVLGKDHPDVAKQLNNLALLCQNQGKYDEVEYYYCRALEIYESCLGPDDPNVAKTKNNLASCYLKQGKYKDAEVLYKEILTRAHVKEFGSVDDEHKPIWMHAEEREEMSKSKHRDSAPYAEYGGWYKACKVSSPTVNTTLRNLGALYRRQGKLEAAETLEECAVRSRRQGIDPINQTKVVEILKEGDGMERRRSLGSSVKYENATDGSEEA